One Acidobacteriota bacterium DNA segment encodes these proteins:
- a CDS encoding TlpA disulfide reductase family protein — protein MKLFFIACLAVLLTVPGFSTIKSEASSPGEESKAFPEIALLTLDGKPVKQTELKGEVYVVDFWATWCGPCLVEVPNFNALQAKYADKGLKVLAVTMASGEAKEVVPFVTRYKMKYSVVMIQDEDNSPVARDLDIMGFPTTFVVTKDWKIYKRYNGTSAKKMAQMEADIQNLLNAKAE, from the coding sequence ATGAAACTATTTTTTATCGCCTGTCTGGCAGTGCTTTTGACCGTTCCGGGGTTTTCGACCATAAAATCTGAAGCCTCAAGTCCGGGCGAAGAAAGCAAAGCTTTCCCTGAAATCGCGCTGCTCACCCTGGACGGTAAACCCGTCAAACAGACGGAACTCAAAGGTGAAGTTTATGTTGTGGATTTCTGGGCGACCTGGTGCGGCCCCTGCCTGGTCGAGGTTCCCAATTTCAACGCCTTGCAAGCCAAGTATGCCGATAAAGGTCTAAAAGTGCTTGCCGTGACCATGGCATCGGGTGAAGCCAAAGAGGTCGTGCCCTTTGTGACGCGCTATAAAATGAAATATTCGGTGGTGATGATTCAGGACGAAGACAATAGTCCCGTCGCCCGCGATCTGGACATCATGGGATTTCCCACCACCTTCGTAGTTACCAAAGATTGGAAAATTTATAAACGTTACAATGGCACCTCTGCCAAAAAGATGGCGCAGATGGAAGCCGATATACAAAATTTGTTGAATGCAAAAGCTGAGTAA
- a CDS encoding CvpA family protein — translation MNFLDYFVLIVIVASTVLGAMKGILKGLLSLASTILGWFAAMWFYRFAAVVVRPFVETERAANLLGFIAVFLLLVIAGSLVSYKLRRALKRARLDWFDKALGATFGFLRGWLACAVMYLALTAFPIKLEAVQKATFAPLLLEGTRVTAYLASGELSAQFSEGYQTVTDFWQQKTKNKK, via the coding sequence ATGAATTTTTTAGATTACTTTGTCCTGATCGTTATTGTCGCCTCAACCGTCTTAGGAGCAATGAAGGGCATCCTCAAAGGATTACTGTCGCTTGCTTCAACCATTTTAGGATGGTTTGCCGCCATGTGGTTTTACCGCTTTGCGGCAGTGGTTGTCAGACCCTTTGTGGAAACCGAACGGGCAGCCAATTTGCTTGGGTTCATTGCCGTATTTTTACTCCTGGTAATTGCCGGAAGCCTGGTGTCATACAAATTGCGGCGCGCTTTGAAGCGCGCAAGGCTCGACTGGTTCGACAAGGCTTTGGGCGCGACCTTCGGATTTTTGCGCGGGTGGCTGGCGTGTGCGGTCATGTATCTGGCGCTCACGGCTTTTCCGATTAAGCTTGAGGCGGTGCAGAAAGCCACCTTTGCGCCGCTATTGCTGGAAGGCACGCGGGTGACTGCTTATCTGGCATCCGGCGAACTGAGCGCCCAATTTTCAGAAGGCTATCAAACGGTTACGGATTTTTGGCAACAAAAAACTAAAAATAAAAAATGA
- a CDS encoding C4-type zinc ribbon domain-containing protein, with product MSKIPVERENAENEFKTQAAEFLALQTKHEQKIAERKQLEFDLATAQEHHEKFKQDLMRVTNEKEYSTALREIDVTKKQVNTYETEILKGLEEIEKFDEQLKTLAPDVEQKRHEVDQFLATLDKEVQECEQALIDLNTKRSGLITSFPRSQLATYERMSKAKRGQALSEIRDGVCSACRVKVRPKVFSDVRKGDQMITCENCGRILYYRPDSNQSVETVTS from the coding sequence TTGTCCAAAATACCTGTTGAACGGGAAAACGCAGAAAACGAGTTCAAGACCCAAGCGGCAGAGTTCCTGGCTTTACAGACTAAACACGAGCAAAAAATTGCAGAACGTAAACAACTGGAATTCGACCTCGCTACCGCCCAGGAACATCACGAAAAATTCAAGCAAGACTTGATGCGTGTCACCAATGAAAAGGAATATTCGACGGCGCTTCGTGAAATCGATGTTACCAAAAAACAGGTTAACACCTACGAAACTGAGATTCTCAAAGGTCTCGAAGAGATTGAAAAATTCGATGAACAGTTGAAAACCCTGGCTCCGGATGTTGAACAAAAACGCCATGAGGTTGATCAATTCCTCGCAACTCTCGATAAAGAAGTCCAGGAATGCGAGCAAGCACTTATTGATTTGAACACCAAACGTAGCGGCTTGATTACCAGTTTTCCCAGATCGCAACTCGCCACCTATGAGCGAATGTCGAAAGCCAAACGCGGACAGGCGCTTTCGGAAATTCGCGATGGCGTTTGTTCAGCTTGTCGGGTGAAGGTGCGTCCCAAGGTGTTCAGCGATGTGCGTAAAGGTGACCAGATGATTACCTGTGAAAATTGCGGTCGCATTCTTTATTACCGCCCGGACTCGAATCAATCTGTGGAAACGGTTACGAGCTAG
- a CDS encoding helix-turn-helix domain-containing protein, with the protein MTTLKSRLEAIVIEMVEGGISYKDAVEEFQKHFILAVLNQNGGNLSKASAKLGVHRNTLSKQVADYFQNGHMTGAKLRRQRKSVKSESKKRAATGKS; encoded by the coding sequence ATGACAACGTTGAAAAGCAGGTTAGAAGCAATCGTGATTGAGATGGTTGAAGGTGGGATTTCTTACAAGGATGCCGTCGAGGAATTTCAAAAACATTTTATTCTGGCGGTCTTGAATCAAAATGGCGGCAACCTTTCCAAAGCTTCCGCCAAACTCGGCGTTCACCGCAACACCCTTTCCAAACAGGTTGCCGATTACTTTCAAAACGGTCACATGACCGGCGCAAAATTGCGTCGCCAACGTAAAAGCGTCAAATCGGAAAGCAAAAAACGAGCGGCAACCGGTAAGAGTTAA
- a CDS encoding ABC transporter ATP-binding protein codes for MIVLDQLTKVYGDPQSFTNAQLAVDHISLQIPSGQLVGYLGPNGAGKSTTVKMLTGMLAPTAGRAEVYGLDTVRDNLAVKKIIGYVPDSGAVYETLTGREYLEMVGRLYGLDDALINDRILKFGDFFELGEDTLRHKLLSAYSKGMRQKMVISAALIHNPRVIFFDEPLNGLDASTQLMFKTLIKNLAGEGKTIFYCSHILDVVERTCDRIIIIDKGRVVADGTLSELQAASGEGSLERIFNKLTAHSNLEERAEEFSKTFSF; via the coding sequence ATGATAGTCCTTGACCAACTGACAAAAGTTTACGGCGACCCGCAAAGTTTCACCAACGCGCAACTCGCGGTTGACCATATCAGCCTGCAAATTCCTTCGGGTCAACTGGTCGGCTATCTCGGCCCGAATGGCGCAGGCAAATCCACCACCGTCAAAATGCTCACAGGGATGCTCGCGCCGACTGCCGGACGCGCGGAAGTTTATGGTCTCGACACGGTGCGCGATAACCTCGCGGTAAAAAAAATCATCGGCTATGTGCCCGATTCCGGCGCGGTCTATGAAACCTTGACCGGACGCGAATACCTGGAAATGGTTGGCAGGCTTTACGGATTGGATGACGCGCTCATTAACGACCGCATACTGAAATTCGGCGATTTTTTTGAACTCGGTGAAGATACGCTCCGCCACAAATTACTTTCGGCTTACTCGAAAGGCATGCGACAAAAGATGGTGATCTCCGCCGCCTTGATTCATAACCCGCGAGTGATTTTTTTTGATGAACCGTTGAACGGACTGGACGCCAGCACGCAGTTGATGTTCAAAACGTTGATTAAAAATTTAGCCGGCGAAGGCAAAACCATTTTTTATTGTTCGCATATTCTCGATGTTGTCGAGCGCACCTGTGACCGCATTATTATCATTGATAAAGGGCGTGTGGTTGCCGATGGCACGCTCTCTGAATTGCAGGCGGCAAGCGGCGAAGGCTCGCTTGAGCGCATCTTTAACAAATTGACGGCGCACAGCAATCTCGAAGAACGCGCCGAAGAATTTTCCAAAACCTTTTCATTTTAA
- a CDS encoding rhomboid family intramembrane serine protease has product MLFPIGDDNSDRLTTPFVVYAFVAINVVVFLFLQQILQTKSGEIFTYGYSVVPYEITSGEDLKTPVTLRGGQAEVTARNAREIIIPQYPGPSPIWLTILTAMFMHGGWMHIIGNMLYLWIFGDNIEDNFGHFNFAFFYLICGVAATFAQIYVDPTSVIPNLGASGAIAGVLGAYLVMFPKNRVRAIVPLGFFSTITEVPAVVVLGFWIVIQIFSQYTSSVHQRGGGVAYMAHIGGFVTGLVLSFLFRKKRPPKVPVYRRDEDDDYYRPY; this is encoded by the coding sequence ATGCTTTTCCCGATTGGTGACGATAATTCAGACCGTTTGACGACCCCGTTTGTGGTTTATGCTTTTGTGGCAATCAATGTTGTGGTCTTTCTGTTTTTGCAACAGATTTTGCAAACCAAAAGCGGCGAAATATTTACCTATGGCTATTCGGTCGTGCCTTATGAAATCACTTCCGGCGAAGATTTAAAAACGCCAGTAACCTTGCGCGGCGGACAAGCTGAAGTCACCGCGAGAAACGCACGCGAAATCATCATTCCGCAATATCCGGGACCGTCGCCCATCTGGTTGACCATTCTCACGGCGATGTTTATGCATGGCGGCTGGATGCACATCATCGGCAATATGCTTTATCTGTGGATTTTTGGTGATAACATCGAAGACAATTTCGGACATTTTAACTTCGCGTTTTTCTATTTGATTTGTGGGGTTGCCGCCACCTTCGCGCAAATTTATGTTGACCCGACTTCAGTGATTCCCAATCTCGGCGCATCGGGGGCGATTGCCGGGGTGCTCGGCGCATACCTGGTGATGTTTCCGAAAAACCGTGTGCGCGCCATCGTTCCGCTCGGTTTCTTTTCAACCATCACCGAAGTGCCTGCCGTTGTCGTGTTGGGTTTCTGGATTGTCATTCAAATTTTCAGCCAGTACACCTCAAGCGTTCATCAAAGAGGCGGCGGGGTCGCCTACATGGCGCATATCGGCGGATTCGTTACCGGACTCGTGCTATCATTTCTGTTTCGCAAAAAACGTCCGCCGAAAGTTCCGGTTTACCGCCGCGACGAAGATGATGATTATTACCGTCCCTATTAA
- a CDS encoding DUF2251 domain-containing protein, giving the protein MEASIDVEKNIIVGQPVMIESSSPKSSYAVAFEDDGETGYLYGLDLSLEENPILDALYIYNGKNIIDRSHSHLLQILWAKDGLKVALLINQYPHAVFDFEARRGYCRTNFPLPDTRWTSFDHSWSDAAIDLFND; this is encoded by the coding sequence ATGGAAGCAAGCATTGATGTAGAAAAAAATATTATTGTCGGTCAGCCAGTAATGATTGAAAGTTCATCACCTAAATCTTCATATGCTGTTGCCTTTGAAGATGACGGTGAGACCGGTTATCTGTATGGACTTGATCTTTCTCTTGAAGAAAATCCTATTCTTGATGCTTTATACATTTACAACGGAAAAAATATAATCGATAGGTCGCATTCTCATTTGCTTCAAATTCTCTGGGCAAAGGATGGGCTGAAAGTCGCTCTTTTGATTAATCAATACCCTCACGCTGTTTTTGATTTTGAAGCCAGGCGGGGATACTGTAGAACTAATTTCCCTCTCCCAGACACACGGTGGACATCTTTTGATCATAGTTGGAGTGATGCTGCAATTGATTTGTTTAACGATTAA
- a CDS encoding phosphoribosylaminoimidazolesuccinocarboxamide synthase has protein sequence MKEGVKIKTLSQTDIPGVTLFRRGKVRDVYAVGDRLLIVATDRLSAFDVVLPNAIPFKGMVLTRLSLFWFDFLKDTVTTHLITTDVDAYPAPLPEYKDQLIGRSMLVKRAEVFPIECVARGYLSGSGWKEYQATGEVCGIRLPAGLQESDKLPEVIFTPATKAESGHDINISEREMANIVGSEATEKLKALTLKIYTKAAEYADTRGIIIADTKFEFGMKDSEIILVDEALTPDSSRFWAKALYEPGHAQPSFDKQFVRDYLETLDWNKQPPAPVLPDTVVERTSEKYIEAYKLLTGKEDLAFRV, from the coding sequence TTGAAAGAGGGTGTAAAAATTAAAACGCTTTCGCAGACGGATATTCCGGGGGTAACGCTTTTCAGACGCGGCAAGGTGCGCGACGTTTATGCAGTCGGAGACCGGTTGCTGATTGTCGCAACCGACCGCCTGTCGGCTTTTGATGTCGTGCTCCCGAATGCGATTCCCTTTAAAGGCATGGTGCTCACCAGGCTCTCGCTCTTCTGGTTCGATTTTTTGAAAGACACGGTTACCACTCACTTAATCACTACAGATGTCGATGCCTATCCTGCGCCTTTGCCTGAGTACAAAGACCAGCTTATCGGGCGTTCGATGCTCGTTAAGCGCGCCGAGGTCTTCCCGATTGAATGTGTAGCGCGCGGTTATCTTTCCGGTTCGGGATGGAAAGAATATCAGGCGACCGGCGAAGTCTGCGGCATTCGCTTGCCCGCCGGTCTCCAAGAATCCGACAAACTCCCGGAAGTGATTTTTACTCCGGCAACCAAAGCCGAAAGCGGGCATGACATCAATATCAGCGAACGCGAGATGGCAAATATTGTCGGCAGCGAAGCCACAGAGAAACTGAAAGCCTTGACCCTGAAAATTTATACGAAAGCCGCCGAATATGCAGACACGCGCGGCATCATCATCGCCGATACCAAATTTGAATTCGGCATGAAAGACAGCGAAATTATTTTAGTTGACGAAGCGCTCACCCCCGATTCGTCCCGTTTCTGGGCTAAAGCATTGTATGAACCCGGTCACGCGCAGCCGTCGTTTGATAAACAGTTCGTGCGTGATTACCTGGAAACGCTCGATTGGAATAAACAACCGCCGGCACCCGTTTTGCCTGACACGGTCGTTGAGCGGACAAGCGAGAAGTACATTGAAGCCTACAAACTTTTGACCGGAAAAGAGGATTTAGCATTCAGGGTTTAG
- the queF gene encoding preQ(1) synthase has product MTTEVIENLGLIIEETPTEEMNLVPLETFAYQYVGKETRISFICPEFTAICPFSDFPDFATIKIDYAPNERCIELKSLKLYINSFRNVKIFHEHVMNKILDDFVKACDPLWVDIEGDFNVRGNIKTVMRVSYKK; this is encoded by the coding sequence ATGACCACCGAAGTAATTGAAAATTTAGGCTTGATAATTGAAGAAACGCCAACCGAAGAGATGAACCTCGTTCCGCTTGAAACCTTCGCTTACCAATATGTCGGCAAAGAGACGCGCATCTCATTCATCTGTCCGGAATTCACGGCAATCTGCCCGTTTTCGGATTTCCCGGATTTCGCCACTATCAAAATTGATTACGCGCCCAATGAACGATGCATCGAATTGAAATCGTTGAAGCTCTATATCAACTCATTTCGCAACGTCAAAATTTTCCACGAGCATGTGATGAACAAAATTCTCGATGACTTCGTAAAAGCCTGCGACCCGTTGTGGGTAGATATTGAAGGCGATTTCAATGTGCGCGGCAATATCAAAACCGTGATGCGCGTTTCATATAAAAAGTAA
- a CDS encoding NAD(+)/NADH kinase, translating to MFIKPQEPRATKVANEIAAWAADKNIELFIKDRATEIPENAYSASEKEIASLCGLIVALGGDGTMLGVARAIGGCGTPVLGINLGTLGYLTEFSVEEAIPALENFLRGEYQITHRTLIDWQVVRQSQIIGSGSALNDVVVNKATLARMIELDFSASNAPVTTYRADGLIVATPTGSTAYNLSAGGPIIYPSVGAIAIAPICPHTLTNRPLILPDTADIKLELKTHGQEVMLASDGQVSVQLKVGDVIEIRKSEKTFNTIVAKGHNYFEILRSKLKWSGR from the coding sequence GTGTTCATAAAACCTCAGGAGCCTCGCGCCACCAAAGTAGCCAATGAAATCGCTGCCTGGGCAGCAGATAAAAATATCGAACTGTTCATCAAAGACCGCGCCACAGAGATTCCCGAAAACGCTTACTCTGCCAGTGAAAAAGAGATTGCCAGCCTCTGCGGATTGATTGTCGCCCTGGGCGGCGACGGCACCATGCTGGGTGTCGCCCGCGCCATCGGCGGTTGCGGCACACCGGTTTTAGGCATCAATCTCGGAACCCTCGGTTACCTGACCGAATTCAGCGTTGAAGAAGCCATCCCGGCGCTTGAAAATTTTCTGCGCGGTGAATATCAAATCACCCATCGCACCCTGATTGACTGGCAGGTGGTGCGCCAGTCGCAAATTATCGGTTCAGGGTCGGCGCTCAATGATGTGGTAGTCAACAAAGCGACGCTGGCGCGCATGATTGAACTGGATTTTTCCGCCTCGAATGCGCCGGTCACCACCTATCGCGCCGACGGGCTGATTGTTGCGACCCCGACAGGTTCGACCGCTTACAACCTTTCGGCAGGCGGCCCGATTATTTATCCGAGCGTCGGCGCGATTGCCATTGCGCCAATTTGCCCGCACACCCTCACCAATCGTCCGTTGATTTTGCCGGACACTGCCGACATCAAACTGGAACTGAAAACTCATGGACAGGAAGTCATGCTGGCATCAGACGGGCAGGTTAGTGTCCAATTAAAAGTGGGCGACGTAATCGAAATTAGAAAGAGTGAAAAAACCTTTAATACGATTGTGGCAAAGGGTCATAACTATTTTGAAATTCTCCGCAGCAAATTGAAATGGAGCGGAAGATAG